The region GGCGAATTTTCACAACTTCCGTTACCTGTGACATATTTTCTACCTCCTGAAAAGTTACCCTAGTTTGTCCTGAATAATACTTAGCAGACGCTCGGGCGTCATTTCTGCTGCCACCACACCGTCAATTCGCACATTAGGCCCTTTGCCGCAGGTTTTGAGACAAGTTACGCCCCGGAGTTCA is a window of Sporolituus thermophilus DSM 23256 DNA encoding:
- a CDS encoding NAD(P)H-dependent oxidoreductase subunit E, yielding MVIEICVGTSCYLLGAQDLIRSIEELPYEQRSRIELRGVTCLKTCGKGPNVRIDGVVAAEMTPERLLSIIQDKLG